From Lysobacter silvisoli, the proteins below share one genomic window:
- the hflD gene encoding high frequency lysogenization protein HflD: MSSTRNASPAQRAISERVLALAGLVQALAQVRRIADTGQANNAVLTTALESVFRIDADTPAEIYGGVEALRPGLVLLRDYFVRDTKDEQLPRLAMAVLQLERRFVRESAMAERVQAGIRAQAIQAERLGSSHPDVLAALGSLYAETLSHLRPRVLVQGNPHYLGQANVVAEVRAVLLAAVRSAVLWRQLGGSLWDFLLRRRDMIAALNGYLD, encoded by the coding sequence ATGAGCTCCACCCGCAACGCCTCCCCCGCCCAACGTGCCATCTCCGAACGCGTACTCGCCCTGGCCGGCCTGGTCCAGGCGCTGGCGCAGGTGCGCCGCATCGCCGACACCGGGCAGGCCAATAACGCGGTGCTGACTACGGCGCTGGAGTCGGTGTTCCGCATCGACGCCGACACTCCGGCCGAGATCTACGGCGGAGTCGAGGCGCTGCGCCCGGGCCTGGTGCTGCTGCGCGACTATTTCGTGCGCGACACCAAGGACGAGCAGCTGCCGCGCCTGGCGATGGCGGTGCTGCAGCTGGAGCGCCGCTTCGTACGCGAGAGCGCCATGGCCGAGCGCGTGCAGGCCGGCATCCGCGCCCAGGCGATCCAGGCCGAGCGCCTGGGCAGCAGCCACCCCGACGTGCTGGCCGCGCTGGGCAGCCTGTACGCCGAAACCCTGAGCCACCTGCGCCCGCGCGTGCTGGTGCAGGGCAACCCGCATTACCTGGGCCAGGCCAACGTGGTGGCCGAGGTGCGCGCGGTGCTGCTGGCCGCAGTGCGCTCGGCCGTGCTGTGGCGTCAGCTCGGCGGCAGCTTGTGGGACTTCCTGCTGCGCCGGCGGGACATGATCGCGGCGTTGAACGGGTATTTGGACTGA
- a CDS encoding GNAT family N-acetyltransferase gives MTATAEPLTARLLPGLAQIAPAQWDALHDGGNPFLAHAFLSGLESQGCLREDWGWTPHHLSLWRGDELMAAAPAYLKDNSHGEFVFDHAWAHAYAQHGLDYFPKWLCAVPYSPVTGPRLLARDDAARAQLIAAMAALTQRQELSSAHVNFHREDEDALFGEDWLARTDVQYHWRNPAGADGAPTWRSFEDFLAAMDHKHRKNIRQERAKVARAGVRLRVIEGADASEAELAAMHGFYLRTFADYGNHPALTLEFLHHLARTLSQALVIVLAERDGRAIAGALCLRGGDTLYGRYWGASEQVPGLHFETCYYQGIDYCLRTGLRRFEPGAQGEHKLARGFLPQVVRSRHWVAHEGFRGALSAWCREESASVRRYARTLAGHSPFKGGDA, from the coding sequence ATGACCGCAACGGCTGAGCCGCTGACCGCACGCCTGTTGCCCGGCCTGGCGCAGATCGCGCCGGCGCAATGGGACGCGCTGCACGACGGCGGCAACCCGTTCCTGGCCCACGCCTTCCTGTCCGGCCTGGAAAGCCAGGGCTGCCTGCGCGAGGACTGGGGCTGGACTCCGCATCACCTGAGTCTGTGGCGCGGCGACGAGCTGATGGCCGCCGCCCCCGCGTATCTGAAGGACAACTCGCACGGCGAGTTCGTGTTCGACCACGCCTGGGCGCACGCCTACGCCCAACACGGCCTGGACTACTTTCCCAAGTGGCTGTGCGCGGTGCCCTACTCGCCCGTGACCGGCCCGCGCCTGCTCGCGCGCGACGACGCGGCGCGCGCGCAGCTGATCGCGGCGATGGCCGCGCTGACCCAGCGCCAGGAGCTGTCGTCGGCGCACGTCAATTTCCACCGTGAGGACGAAGACGCGCTGTTCGGCGAGGACTGGCTGGCGCGCACGGACGTGCAGTACCACTGGCGCAACCCGGCCGGCGCCGACGGCGCGCCCACCTGGCGCAGCTTCGAGGATTTCCTCGCGGCCATGGACCACAAGCACCGCAAGAACATCCGCCAGGAGCGCGCCAAGGTCGCGCGCGCCGGCGTGCGCCTGCGTGTGATCGAAGGCGCCGATGCGAGCGAGGCCGAGCTGGCGGCCATGCACGGCTTCTACCTGCGCACCTTCGCCGACTACGGTAACCACCCGGCGCTGACCCTGGAATTCCTGCACCACCTGGCCCGCACCCTGTCACAGGCCCTAGTGATCGTGCTGGCCGAACGCGACGGCCGCGCCATCGCCGGCGCGCTGTGCCTGCGCGGCGGCGACACCTTGTACGGCCGCTATTGGGGCGCCAGCGAACAGGTGCCGGGCCTGCATTTCGAAACCTGCTATTACCAGGGCATCGACTACTGCCTGCGCACGGGCCTGCGCCGTTTCGAACCCGGCGCGCAGGGCGAGCACAAACTCGCGCGCGGGTTCTTGCCGCAGGTGGTGCGCAGCCGGCATTGGGTCGCGCATGAGGGTTTCCGCGGAGCGCTGTCGGCCTGGTGCCGCGAGGAGAGCGCGTCGGTACGGCGCTACGCGCGCACGTTGGCGGGGCATAGTCCGTTCAAGGGGGGCGACGCTTGA
- a CDS encoding DUF6491 family protein encodes MRHSYRVSLLLAAGLCAASAQAFAADAIQDCVDLSGSQQVSRFGGQYVLVADGSDYYRLSVGSSCDGLQLATRFELSTEGQAGRVCPSGTRVKLNKGDCKISKVERIDEAAYTRYSRRS; translated from the coding sequence ATGCGTCACTCTTATCGCGTTTCCCTGCTGCTCGCCGCCGGCCTGTGCGCCGCCAGCGCCCAGGCCTTCGCCGCCGACGCCATCCAGGACTGCGTGGACCTCAGCGGTTCGCAACAGGTGTCGCGCTTCGGCGGTCAGTACGTGCTAGTGGCCGACGGCAGCGACTACTACCGCCTCAGCGTCGGCAGCTCCTGCGACGGCCTGCAGCTGGCCACCCGCTTCGAGCTGTCCACCGAAGGCCAGGCCGGCCGCGTCTGCCCCAGCGGCACGCGGGTCAAGCTCAACAAGGGCGATTGCAAGATCAGCAAGGTCGAGCGCATCGACGAGGCGGCGTACACGCGGTATTCGCGCCGGAGCTGA
- a CDS encoding NUDIX hydrolase: MSYREGRFWQPDVTVATVVVDGGRLLVVEETVGGKLVLNQPAGHLEPDESLVDAALRETREETGWDVRLTGFVGAYQWKAPLQADGSGGRHYLRFAFAAEPVRHDPNRALDEGIVRALWLTPDELQAQAPRHRSPLVWRTAADFLAGRRHPLDLLQHLG; the protein is encoded by the coding sequence ATGAGCTACCGCGAGGGCCGCTTCTGGCAGCCGGACGTCACCGTGGCCACGGTGGTGGTCGATGGCGGACGGCTGCTGGTGGTGGAGGAAACCGTCGGCGGCAAACTGGTGCTGAACCAGCCCGCCGGCCACCTGGAGCCGGACGAGAGCCTGGTGGACGCGGCCCTGCGCGAGACCCGCGAGGAAACCGGTTGGGACGTGCGTCTGACCGGTTTCGTCGGTGCCTACCAATGGAAAGCACCGTTGCAGGCCGACGGCAGCGGCGGGCGCCACTACCTGCGCTTCGCCTTCGCCGCCGAGCCGGTGCGGCACGATCCGAACCGGGCCCTGGACGAAGGCATCGTGCGCGCGCTGTGGCTGACCCCGGACGAACTGCAGGCGCAGGCGCCGCGGCACCGCAGCCCGCTGGTCTGGCGCACCGCCGCCGACTTCCTGGCCGGGCGCCGGCACCCGCTGGACCTGTTGCAGCACCTGGGCTGA
- a CDS encoding GNAT family N-acetyltransferase has translation MSDTRLQIRDDRHDALSDSDFAVIHGFLSQTYWAGNIPAETQRRALEHSLCYRGYIDGALVAFARVVSDRATFAYLADVFVLPEQRGRGHARALVRAAMDDPRLQGLRRWHLVTRDMQTLYAGLGFEALSQPEYHMQRHDPDVYRRNDRNG, from the coding sequence ATGTCCGACACCCGTTTGCAGATCCGCGACGATCGCCACGACGCGCTGTCGGACAGCGACTTCGCGGTCATCCACGGATTCCTGAGCCAGACCTATTGGGCCGGCAACATTCCGGCCGAGACCCAGCGCCGCGCGCTGGAACACTCGCTGTGTTACCGCGGCTATATCGACGGCGCACTGGTCGCGTTCGCGCGCGTGGTCAGCGACCGCGCCACCTTCGCCTATCTGGCCGACGTGTTCGTGCTGCCCGAGCAGCGCGGCCGCGGCCATGCGCGCGCGCTGGTGCGCGCGGCGATGGACGACCCGCGCCTGCAGGGTCTGCGCCGCTGGCACCTGGTCACCCGCGACATGCAGACGCTGTACGCCGGCCTGGGCTTCGAGGCGCTGAGCCAGCCCGAGTACCACATGCAGCGCCACGACCCCGACGTCTACCGTCGCAATGACCGCAACGGCTGA
- the infA gene encoding translation initiation factor IF-1, with product MAKDDVIEFEGTVAETLPNTMFRVRLENGHEIIAHISGRMRKNYIRILTGDKVKVEMTPYDLTKGRITYRMK from the coding sequence ATGGCAAAAGACGACGTGATCGAATTCGAGGGCACGGTGGCGGAAACCCTTCCGAACACCATGTTCCGCGTGCGCCTCGAAAACGGCCACGAGATCATCGCCCACATCTCCGGCCGCATGCGCAAGAACTACATCCGCATCCTGACCGGCGACAAGGTCAAGGTCGAAATGACCCCCTACGACCTGACCAAGGGCCGCATCACCTACCGCATGAAGTAA
- the mnmA gene encoding tRNA 2-thiouridine(34) synthase MnmA — protein MTTVRTVVGMSGGVDSSVAALRLREAGEPIAGLFMQNWADDGSGDCRAEDDRRDAVAVCGRLGLPIHFRDFSREYWDGVFAHFLAEYAAGRTPNPDVLCNREIKFKHFLDAAHSLGAEFIATGHYARVERREGRHRLLRAADRSKDQSYFLHQLGQTQLAATRFPLGELLKVDVRAMAQAAGLPTAAKKDSTGICFIGERDFRDFLARYLPAREGEIRAVAGDGRPDGRAIGRHAGVFYFTLGQREGLNIGGVRGFDAAPWYVVGKDVARNVLYVDQGTDSPWLRSQALWSETAHWIAGSPPARRFACTAQTRYRQPDEDCEVQVLDDGRVQVRFARPQRAVTPGQSLVLYDGEVCLGGAVIAATDAPLEQHLKVNAA, from the coding sequence GTGACGACGGTGCGCACGGTGGTGGGCATGTCCGGCGGCGTGGATTCGTCGGTGGCGGCGCTGCGCCTGCGCGAGGCGGGCGAGCCGATCGCCGGCTTGTTCATGCAGAACTGGGCCGACGATGGCAGCGGCGACTGCCGCGCGGAGGACGACCGCCGCGACGCGGTCGCGGTCTGCGGCCGGCTGGGCCTGCCGATCCACTTCCGCGATTTCTCGCGCGAGTACTGGGACGGGGTGTTCGCCCACTTTCTGGCCGAATACGCGGCCGGGCGCACGCCCAACCCGGACGTGCTGTGCAACCGCGAGATCAAGTTCAAGCATTTCCTGGACGCCGCCCACAGCCTGGGCGCGGAGTTCATCGCCACCGGCCACTACGCCCGGGTCGAGCGCCGCGAGGGCCGCCACCGGCTGCTGCGCGCGGCCGACCGCAGCAAGGACCAGAGCTATTTCCTGCACCAGTTGGGCCAGACCCAGCTGGCCGCGACGCGGTTCCCGCTGGGCGAGCTGCTCAAGGTCGACGTGCGCGCCATGGCCCAGGCGGCCGGGCTGCCGACCGCGGCCAAGAAGGATTCCACCGGCATCTGCTTCATCGGCGAGCGCGACTTCCGCGACTTCCTCGCCCGCTACCTGCCCGCGCGCGAGGGCGAGATCCGCGCGGTGGCCGGCGACGGCCGTCCGGACGGGCGCGCCATCGGCCGCCACGCCGGCGTGTTCTATTTCACCCTGGGTCAGCGCGAAGGCCTGAATATCGGCGGCGTGCGCGGTTTCGACGCCGCTCCCTGGTACGTGGTGGGCAAGGACGTGGCCCGTAACGTGCTCTACGTCGATCAGGGCACGGACAGCCCCTGGCTGCGCTCGCAGGCGCTGTGGTCGGAAACCGCGCACTGGATCGCCGGCAGCCCGCCGGCGCGCCGCTTCGCCTGCACCGCGCAAACCCGTTACCGCCAGCCGGACGAGGACTGCGAAGTGCAGGTGCTGGACGACGGCCGCGTGCAGGTGCGCTTCGCGCGCCCGCAACGCGCGGTCACGCCCGGTCAGTCGCTGGTGCTGTACGACGGCGAGGTCTGCCTGGGCGGCGCCGTGATCGCCGCCACCGACGCGCCGCTGGAACAACATTTGAAGGTCAACGCCGCATGA
- a CDS encoding sel1 repeat family protein produces MRAAFATVLIAAAALLPCAAQAREPGLFCLDRAELATERDKASPAARQLIYNEQSSFGALLAGYERMLQSAERGDATSQRRIGGYWAACVLAGDGMSAQKQATAVSYLQAAAGKGDTQAQRYLAQFHALGAGVPADYGQAYKLLVDSGYPPDTAAKTAIRLKLTQSAPSEQQAMAVFGVVLSAMLKERLEALSDEVVRKDAAGQLQNVRATVRTCPNRVEIQQADPGIDQPAMLAALRALLQRLPSEGLPCKDDSGQAFGFALPFSIQR; encoded by the coding sequence ATGCGCGCCGCGTTCGCGACCGTGCTGATCGCGGCCGCGGCGCTGTTGCCGTGTGCCGCGCAAGCGAGGGAGCCGGGCCTGTTCTGTCTGGACCGCGCCGAGCTGGCGACCGAGCGCGACAAGGCCAGCCCGGCGGCCCGGCAGCTGATCTACAACGAACAGTCCAGCTTCGGCGCCCTGCTGGCCGGCTATGAACGCATGCTGCAATCGGCCGAGCGCGGCGACGCGACGTCGCAGCGCCGGATCGGCGGCTATTGGGCCGCCTGCGTGCTCGCCGGCGACGGCATGAGCGCACAGAAGCAGGCCACCGCCGTGTCCTACCTGCAAGCCGCGGCCGGCAAGGGCGACACGCAGGCGCAGCGATACCTGGCGCAGTTCCACGCCCTGGGCGCCGGCGTGCCCGCCGACTACGGCCAGGCATACAAGCTGCTGGTGGACTCCGGTTATCCGCCCGACACCGCGGCCAAGACCGCGATCCGGCTCAAGCTCACGCAGTCCGCGCCGTCCGAACAGCAGGCCATGGCGGTGTTCGGCGTGGTGCTGAGCGCCATGCTCAAGGAACGTCTGGAGGCGCTGTCGGACGAAGTGGTGCGCAAGGATGCGGCCGGCCAACTGCAGAACGTGCGCGCCACCGTGCGCACCTGCCCCAATCGCGTCGAGATCCAACAGGCCGACCCGGGCATCGATCAGCCGGCGATGCTGGCTGCGCTGCGGGCCTTGCTCCAGCGCCTGCCCAGCGAAGGGCTGCCGTGCAAGGACGACAGCGGCCAGGCGTTCGGCTTCGCCCTGCCTTTTTCCATCCAGCGCTAA
- the clpS gene encoding ATP-dependent Clp protease adapter ClpS — MPKQTDHEHSHGVLVETGKPEVARPPLYSVLLLNDDYTPMDFVVEVLMRFFPMNAEKATQIMLHVHTRGRGVCGVFTREVAESKVAQVNEFSRLHQHPLLCTMEKA, encoded by the coding sequence ATGCCCAAACAGACCGATCACGAACACAGCCACGGCGTACTGGTGGAAACGGGGAAGCCGGAAGTCGCCCGGCCGCCGCTGTATTCCGTGCTGCTGCTGAACGACGACTACACCCCCATGGATTTCGTGGTGGAAGTGCTGATGCGCTTTTTCCCGATGAACGCCGAAAAAGCCACCCAGATCATGCTCCACGTCCACACCCGCGGGCGGGGCGTATGCGGGGTCTTCACGCGCGAGGTCGCCGAATCCAAGGTGGCGCAGGTGAACGAATTTTCAAGGCTGCACCAGCACCCCTTGCTGTGCACGATGGAAAAGGCTTAA
- the clpA gene encoding ATP-dependent Clp protease ATP-binding subunit ClpA — protein MFSKDLEYSIGQCYKRAREARHEYMTVEHLLLALLDNPSAEGVLKACGADFARLRSDLEQAIATSVSVLPDDVDRDTQPTLGFQRVLQRAVYHVQSSGKKEVTGANVLVAIFGEKDSHAVYFLNQQDVARLDVVNYLSHGIAKQGAEDAGPHEDGETKPAEGGEGEGKSDALAEFAVNLNQLARDGKIDPLVGRADEVERTIQVLCRRRKNNPLYVGEAGVGKTAIAEGLAKRIVDGDVPLVLENATIFALDLGALVAGTKYRGDFEKRLKAVLAQLKKLPDAVLFIDEIHTIIGAGSASGGTMDASNLIKPALSSGELRCIGSTTFQEYRGIFEKDRALARRFQKIDIVEPTVGETFEILQGLKPKYEAHHGVTYADEALQAAVDLSVKHIGDRLLPDKAIDVIDEAGARQRLLAEGVRKSLIDVEEIETIVAKMARIPTKQVSASDKDVLKNLERNLKMVIFGQDAAIDTLTSAIKLARSGLGNPDKPIGNFLFAGPTGVGKTEVTKQLALQLGIELVRFDMSEYMEPHSVSRLIGAPPGYVGFDQGGLLTEKIVKTPHCVLLLDEVEKAHPDIFNILLQVMDRGTLTDTNGREANFKNVILVMTTNAGAAQASRRTIGFTKQDHSTDAMEVIRRSFTPEFRNRLDAVVQFQALGFDHILRVVDKFLIELEAQLHEKSVSLSATPTARDWLAQHGFDPLMGARPMARVIQDKIKRPLADELLFGKLVGGGRVMIDVKDDELVVEAQAEPERLLPATV, from the coding sequence ATGTTCAGCAAGGATCTCGAATACAGCATCGGCCAGTGCTACAAGCGCGCCCGCGAGGCGCGCCATGAGTACATGACGGTCGAACACCTGCTGCTGGCGCTGCTCGACAACCCCTCGGCCGAGGGCGTGCTCAAGGCCTGCGGCGCCGACTTCGCCCGGTTGCGCAGCGACCTGGAGCAGGCCATCGCCACCTCGGTCTCGGTGCTCCCCGACGACGTCGACCGCGACACCCAGCCCACCCTGGGCTTCCAGCGGGTGCTGCAGCGCGCCGTCTACCACGTCCAGTCCTCCGGCAAGAAGGAGGTCACCGGCGCCAACGTGCTGGTGGCGATCTTCGGCGAGAAGGACTCGCACGCGGTCTACTTCCTCAACCAGCAGGACGTGGCCCGCCTGGACGTGGTCAATTACCTGTCGCACGGCATCGCCAAGCAGGGCGCCGAGGACGCCGGCCCGCACGAGGACGGCGAGACCAAGCCGGCCGAGGGCGGCGAGGGCGAGGGCAAGTCCGACGCCCTGGCCGAGTTCGCGGTCAACCTCAACCAGCTCGCCCGCGACGGCAAGATCGACCCCCTGGTCGGCCGCGCCGACGAGGTCGAGCGCACCATCCAGGTGCTGTGCCGCCGGCGCAAGAACAACCCGCTGTACGTGGGCGAGGCCGGCGTGGGCAAGACCGCGATCGCCGAAGGCCTGGCCAAGCGCATCGTCGACGGCGACGTGCCGCTGGTGCTGGAGAACGCGACCATCTTCGCCCTGGACCTGGGCGCGCTGGTGGCCGGCACCAAGTACCGCGGCGACTTCGAAAAGCGCCTCAAGGCGGTGCTGGCGCAGCTGAAGAAGCTGCCCGACGCGGTGCTGTTCATCGACGAGATCCACACCATCATCGGCGCCGGTTCCGCCAGCGGCGGCACCATGGACGCCAGCAACCTGATCAAGCCGGCGCTGTCCTCGGGCGAGCTGCGCTGCATCGGCTCGACCACGTTCCAGGAATACCGCGGCATCTTCGAGAAGGACCGCGCGCTGGCGCGGCGCTTCCAGAAGATCGACATCGTCGAACCCACCGTGGGCGAGACCTTCGAGATCCTGCAGGGCCTCAAGCCCAAGTACGAGGCGCATCACGGCGTGACCTACGCCGACGAGGCGCTGCAGGCGGCGGTGGACCTGTCGGTCAAGCACATCGGCGACCGCCTGCTGCCGGACAAGGCCATCGACGTCATCGACGAGGCCGGCGCGCGTCAGCGCCTGCTCGCCGAGGGCGTGCGCAAGAGCCTGATCGACGTGGAGGAGATCGAGACCATCGTGGCCAAGATGGCGCGCATTCCGACCAAGCAGGTCAGCGCCTCGGACAAGGACGTGCTCAAGAACCTCGAGCGCAACCTGAAGATGGTGATCTTCGGCCAGGACGCGGCCATCGACACCCTGACCTCGGCGATCAAGCTGGCCCGCTCGGGCCTGGGCAATCCCGACAAGCCGATCGGCAACTTCCTGTTCGCCGGCCCCACCGGCGTGGGCAAGACCGAGGTGACCAAGCAGCTGGCGCTGCAGCTGGGCATCGAGCTGGTGCGCTTCGACATGTCCGAGTACATGGAGCCGCATTCGGTGAGCCGCCTGATCGGTGCGCCTCCGGGCTACGTGGGCTTCGACCAGGGCGGCCTGCTGACCGAGAAGATCGTCAAGACGCCGCACTGCGTGCTGCTGCTGGACGAGGTGGAGAAGGCGCACCCGGACATCTTCAACATCCTGTTGCAGGTCATGGACCGCGGCACGCTCACCGACACCAACGGCCGCGAAGCCAACTTCAAGAACGTGATCCTGGTGATGACCACCAACGCCGGCGCGGCCCAGGCCTCGCGTCGCACGATCGGCTTCACCAAGCAGGACCATTCCACCGACGCCATGGAAGTGATCCGCCGCAGCTTCACCCCGGAATTCCGCAACCGCCTGGACGCGGTGGTGCAGTTCCAGGCGCTGGGCTTCGACCACATCCTGCGCGTGGTGGACAAGTTCCTGATCGAACTGGAAGCGCAGCTGCACGAGAAGAGCGTGAGCCTGAGCGCCACCCCGACCGCGCGCGACTGGCTGGCCCAGCACGGTTTCGACCCGCTGATGGGCGCGCGGCCGATGGCGCGGGTGATCCAGGACAAGATCAAGCGCCCGCTGGCGGACGAGCTGCTGTTCGGCAAGCTGGTCGGCGGCGGCCGGGTCATGATCGACGTCAAGGACGACGAACTGGTGGTGGAGGCGCAAGCCGAACCCGAGCGCCTGCTGCCGGCAACGGTCTGA
- the trxB gene encoding thioredoxin-disulfide reductase, with protein MTPSKHSRVVILGSGPAGWTAAVYAARANLKPLVITGLQQGGQLMTTTEVDNWPGDAHGLMGPDLMARMQAHAERFDTEVVFDHIHTADLSKRPFRLIGDSGEYTADALIIATGATAKYLGLPSEDLFKGRGVSACATCDGFFYKDQDVAVIGGGNTAVEEALYLSNIARKVYLVHRRDTLRAEKIMQDKLFAKIQSGKIEPVWHHVIEEVLGNDAGVTGMRVRSVQDDSVRDIAVHGLFVAIGHTPNTSLFEGQLEMKNGYLTIKTGLDGNATRTSVEGVFAAGDVADQVYRQAITSAGFGCMAALDAEKFLDKDA; from the coding sequence ATGACCCCTTCGAAGCACTCCCGCGTCGTCATCCTCGGTTCCGGCCCGGCCGGCTGGACCGCAGCCGTCTACGCCGCCCGCGCCAACCTCAAGCCGCTGGTCATCACCGGCCTGCAGCAGGGCGGACAGCTGATGACGACGACCGAGGTGGACAACTGGCCCGGCGACGCCCACGGCCTGATGGGCCCTGACCTGATGGCGCGCATGCAGGCGCATGCCGAGCGCTTCGATACCGAGGTCGTGTTCGACCACATCCACACCGCCGACCTGTCCAAGCGCCCGTTCCGCCTGATCGGCGACAGCGGCGAGTACACCGCCGACGCGCTGATCATCGCCACCGGCGCCACCGCCAAGTACCTGGGCCTGCCCTCGGAAGACCTGTTCAAGGGCCGCGGCGTGTCCGCCTGCGCCACCTGCGACGGCTTCTTCTACAAGGACCAGGACGTGGCCGTGATCGGCGGCGGCAACACCGCGGTCGAGGAAGCGCTGTACCTGTCCAACATCGCGCGCAAGGTCTACCTGGTGCACCGCCGCGACACCCTGCGCGCGGAGAAGATCATGCAGGACAAGCTGTTCGCCAAGATCCAGTCGGGCAAGATCGAGCCGGTGTGGCACCACGTGATCGAGGAAGTGCTGGGCAACGACGCCGGCGTGACCGGCATGCGCGTGCGCTCGGTGCAGGACGACAGCGTGCGCGACATCGCCGTGCACGGCCTGTTCGTGGCCATCGGCCACACCCCGAACACGTCGCTGTTCGAAGGCCAGTTGGAAATGAAGAACGGTTATCTGACCATCAAGACCGGTCTGGACGGCAACGCCACCCGCACTTCGGTGGAAGGCGTGTTCGCCGCCGGCGACGTGGCCGACCAGGTCTACCGCCAGGCCATCACCTCGGCCGGCTTCGGCTGCATGGCGGCGCTGGACGCCGAGAAGTTCCTCGACAAGGACGCCTGA
- the aat gene encoding leucyl/phenylalanyl-tRNA--protein transferase, with amino-acid sequence MSRLPALLPADPEAPFPPAERALRRPNGLLAVGGDLSTARLLNAYRHGVFPWFSEGDPILWWTPDPRMVFATDGVRLSSKFRRGLRRSGWIVRADTAFAQVLDACAQAPRPGQDGTWITAGMRQAYLDLHALGHAHSIEVYDGPRLIGGLYGIAVGRMFFGESMVSLQSGGSKVALAALARRLHGWDWPLLDAQVENPHLLSLGAQRWPRPRFLAAVTELAAQPEPAGSWTARFGDWPARLLAESEAPDAA; translated from the coding sequence ATGAGCCGCCTGCCCGCCCTGCTCCCCGCCGATCCCGAAGCGCCGTTCCCGCCGGCCGAGCGCGCGCTGCGCCGGCCCAACGGCCTGCTTGCGGTGGGCGGGGATCTGAGCACGGCGCGCCTGCTCAACGCCTACCGCCACGGCGTCTTCCCCTGGTTTTCCGAAGGCGACCCGATCCTGTGGTGGACGCCGGACCCGCGCATGGTGTTCGCCACCGACGGCGTGCGCCTGTCGTCCAAGTTCCGCCGCGGCCTGCGCCGCAGCGGCTGGATCGTGCGCGCCGACACCGCCTTCGCCCAGGTGCTGGACGCCTGCGCGCAAGCGCCGCGACCCGGGCAGGACGGCACCTGGATCACCGCCGGCATGCGCCAGGCCTACCTGGACCTGCACGCGCTCGGCCATGCCCATTCGATCGAGGTCTACGACGGCCCGCGCCTGATCGGCGGCCTGTACGGCATCGCGGTGGGGCGCATGTTCTTCGGCGAGAGCATGGTGTCGCTGCAGTCCGGCGGCTCCAAGGTCGCGCTGGCCGCGCTGGCCCGGCGCCTGCACGGCTGGGACTGGCCGCTGCTCGACGCCCAGGTCGAGAACCCGCACCTGCTCAGCCTGGGCGCGCAGCGCTGGCCGCGTCCGCGCTTCCTGGCCGCGGTGACGGAACTGGCCGCGCAGCCCGAGCCCGCCGGCTCTTGGACCGCCCGCTTCGGCGATTGGCCGGCCCGGTTGCTGGCCGAATCCGAGGCGCCCGACGCCGCTTAA